A genomic window from Prunus persica cultivar Lovell chromosome G2, Prunus_persica_NCBIv2, whole genome shotgun sequence includes:
- the LOC18784569 gene encoding uncharacterized protein LOC18784569 — protein MAANSNKKHPREPPAVPFLWEERPGIPKKDWKPPVVSSNSSFPAPHIVKLVASVPFKWEEKPGTPLPSFSEPTLESACPSSLPLQLITFPSPPISSHQYDYDGENEDYGDDISGNGDGEDGAPSMFNLELEAFDFETDDSFISAPALLANCLVPSIAISTAVPADKSTPTEDKSAWPETPSSPASEAGSSTSSYATGVSSLVGASFLECLFPLIPANSGFLEKIGQSGNSSLTPPEPKSAHFDRESNGSAIVWRPKTLGELIMMSRKGSYRRKAVQMRKHNLSKELMENRAFGCCIFGPGIKMIEGLYSKRKNLPTLKLV, from the exons ATGGCGGCAAACTCCAACAAGAAGCATCCAAGGGAACCGCCGGCAGTTCCATTTCTATGGGAAGAAAGGCCGGGAATACCTAAAAAAGACTGGAAACCACCAGTGGTTTCTTCAAATAGTTCATTTCCAGCTCCCCACATCGTCAAGCTTGTTGCCTCGGTTCCATTCAAATGGGAAGAAAAGCCAGGAACACCACTACCATCTTTCTCAGAACCAACATTGGAATCAGCATGTCCCTCCTCCCTACCACTGCAGCTTATCACTTTTCCATCACCTCCAATTAGCTCTCACCagtatgattatgatggtGAGAACGAAGATTATGGTGATGATATTAGTGGAAATGGTGATGGAGAAGATGGAGCACCAAGTATGTTTAATTTGGAGCTTGAAGCATTCGATTTCGAAACAGATGATTCATTTATCTCAGCTCCTGCTCTCCTAGCAAACTGTCTTGTTCCATCAATAGCAATTTCCACTGCTGTTCCAGCAGACAAAAGCACACCAACAGAAGATAAGAGTGCTTGGCCTGAGACACCTTCCTCACCGGCCTCAGAAGCAGGCAGCAGTACAAGCAGCTATGCAACTGGAGTTTCAAGCCTGGTGGGGGCTTCGTTTTTGGAATGCCTCTTTCCATTGATTCCTGCCAATTCCGGATTTCTTGAAAAAATAGGCCAATCAGGCAACAGCTCTCTTACTCCACCAGAACCAAAGAGTGCACATTTTGATCGTGAAAGTAATGGCAGTGCCATTGTATGGAGGCCAAAAACACTCGGAGAGCTGATAATGATGAGTCGTAAGGGTAGTTACAGGAGGAAAGCTGTTCAAATGAGAAAACACAATCTATCAAAG GAACTCATGGAGAATAGAGCTTTTGGATGCTGCATCTTTGGACCTGGCATCAAGATGATAGAAGGATTGTACAGCAAGAGGAAGAACTTGCCAACACTTAAACTGGTCTGA